A stretch of Amblyraja radiata isolate CabotCenter1 chromosome 34, sAmbRad1.1.pri, whole genome shotgun sequence DNA encodes these proteins:
- the LOC116991475 gene encoding bcl-2-related protein A1-like, producing MQAPEKIMGCEHPNSEGFCYLLAKDYFRFVLDGSESQPAANRAAETLRRSGSSLLADGQELQRCVDKLNLGSAEETKRVLPDLMREIYSDGIDNWGRIVTLYTFCGDLVRHLIEKGVLYRVLIEELAQFVAQ from the coding sequence ATGCAAGCGCCTGAAAAGATTATGGGCTGCGAACATCCAAACTCCGAGGGGTTCTGCTACTTACTGGCGAAGGATTATTTCCGCTTTGTTCTAGACGGCTCGGAGTCGCAGCCGGCGGCCAACAGAGCGGCTGAAACTCTGCGCCGCTCCGGCTCCTCATTGCTCGCAGACGGCCAGGAATTACAGCGCTGCGTCGACAAATTAAACCTGGGGTCCGCGGAAGAGACGAAGCGAGTGCTCCCCGACTTAATGAGAGAGATCTACTCGGATGGGATTGATAACTGGGGCAGGATTGTAACTTTGTACACTTTCTGTGGGGATCTGGTCAGGCACTTGATAGAGAAGGGCGTTCTTTATCGAGTGCTGATAGAAGAGTTAGCTCAGTTTGTCgcccaatag